In the Kaistella sp. 97-N-M2 genome, one interval contains:
- a CDS encoding ATP-binding protein → MKSPQKGSSKTIENASQVIRLPQHVQEMEAWIKQSEKTAKEAESDQKSHIALLYCAKKANPLATAVLLAQQEGKEVHRVDLSMLVSKYPGETEKNIQRLFERAEREGWILFFEEADAIFGKRTNVRDAHDRYANIEVSYLKQKIEAYEGLIILSTNRKSNIDDAFLRRIQSVIRFPAT, encoded by the coding sequence ATGAAATCACCGCAGAAGGGAAGTTCCAAGACAATAGAAAATGCGAGCCAGGTAATTCGTTTGCCGCAACATGTGCAGGAAATGGAAGCCTGGATAAAACAGTCCGAAAAAACTGCTAAAGAAGCAGAAAGTGATCAGAAATCGCACATCGCTTTACTTTATTGCGCCAAAAAAGCAAATCCCCTTGCGACTGCGGTTTTACTCGCGCAGCAGGAAGGTAAAGAAGTGCATCGCGTCGACCTGTCTATGCTGGTTTCAAAATACCCTGGCGAAACTGAAAAAAATATTCAACGTTTATTTGAACGTGCCGAGAGGGAAGGCTGGATCTTATTTTTTGAGGAAGCAGACGCAATCTTTGGTAAGCGTACGAATGTTCGAGATGCCCACGACCGCTACGCAAATATTGAGGTTTCATATCTAAAGCAGAAAATTGAAGCTTACGAAGGCCTCATCATTTTATCCACCAACCGGAAGTCCAATATTGACGACGCATTTCTACGGAGAATACAGTCTGTGATCCGCTTTCCTGCAACCTGA
- a CDS encoding site-specific integrase has translation MKWSAQPIKHRSEARIGVIFEKDVDLIHRIKQIPDARWSPQKKMWHIPDTRENRERFHITQEQNHQLSSEGKEHLQLFIRWLSSKRYSPNTIKTYSEGLRLFLIYYRSKAIDELTNDDVLNFNNDYILKKKLSASYQNQIISAIKLYFRTVRETKIEADKIDRPKKSKILPNVLSKEEVKNILEAHANIKHKMMLSLIYSCGLRCSELLRLKPLDIDSKRNIVLIKQAKGKKDRITPLSPKILELLRVYYQLYKPKTYLFEGQEPGSNYSVKSLQSVLKHAVQKCNIKKPVTLHWLRHSYATHLLESGTDLRYIQELLGHNSSRTTEIYTHVSTKSLQHIKSPFDDL, from the coding sequence ATGAAATGGAGCGCACAACCAATTAAACACCGAAGCGAGGCCAGAATAGGTGTGATCTTTGAAAAAGACGTTGATTTGATTCACCGAATCAAACAAATACCCGATGCACGCTGGAGTCCGCAAAAGAAAATGTGGCACATTCCGGACACGCGGGAAAATAGAGAACGTTTCCATATTACACAGGAACAAAACCATCAACTTTCGTCCGAAGGGAAAGAACACCTCCAATTATTTATACGCTGGCTTTCCAGCAAAAGATATAGCCCAAACACCATTAAAACTTATTCTGAGGGTTTACGTTTATTTTTGATTTATTACAGGTCGAAAGCCATTGATGAACTCACTAATGATGATGTGCTTAATTTTAATAATGATTATATTCTGAAGAAAAAATTATCTGCATCTTACCAAAACCAAATTATAAGTGCCATAAAATTATACTTCAGAACGGTACGGGAAACAAAAATAGAAGCGGATAAAATTGATCGTCCCAAAAAATCGAAAATATTACCTAATGTTTTGAGTAAAGAAGAAGTTAAGAATATTTTAGAGGCACATGCCAATATAAAACACAAAATGATGCTTTCCCTCATTTACAGTTGTGGTTTGCGATGCAGCGAACTGCTCCGGTTAAAACCACTTGACATTGATTCTAAAAGAAATATAGTTCTAATTAAGCAGGCGAAAGGAAAAAAGGACAGAATTACGCCTCTGTCTCCGAAGATCCTGGAATTATTGAGAGTTTACTACCAGCTTTATAAGCCTAAAACGTATTTATTTGAAGGCCAGGAACCAGGTAGTAATTATTCGGTAAAAAGTCTTCAAAGTGTATTGAAACACGCCGTACAAAAATGCAACATAAAAAAACCTGTGACCTTGCATTGGTTACGGCACAGTTATGCGACACACTTATTGGAAAGTGGAACAGATTTGCGGTACATTCAAGAATTATTAGGACACAATAGCAGCAGAACAACGGAGATTTATACGCATGTGAGTACAAAAAGTTTGCAGCACATAAAAAGTCCATTTGATGATTTATAA
- a CDS encoding GNAT family N-acetyltransferase, which translates to MIKINTYSDKNKASEETKQEIISFLFESLEQYGDPREDIEKCMDYAFGISGKPGGIVLAAVDDETQKMVGAVIVNKTGMEKFIPENILVYIATDKNMRGKGVGKQLMQKAIENSEGDMALHCEPNNPARFLYEKLGFTSKYLEMRLKK; encoded by the coding sequence ATGATTAAAATAAATACGTATTCAGATAAAAATAAAGCCTCCGAAGAAACCAAACAGGAAATCATCAGTTTCCTTTTTGAAAGCCTCGAGCAATACGGCGATCCAAGAGAAGACATTGAAAAATGTATGGATTATGCCTTTGGCATCAGTGGTAAGCCTGGTGGAATAGTACTTGCTGCCGTTGATGATGAGACGCAGAAAATGGTAGGAGCCGTAATTGTGAATAAAACCGGTATGGAAAAATTTATTCCGGAGAATATATTGGTTTATATCGCGACCGATAAAAATATGCGCGGAAAAGGTGTGGGAAAACAGCTGATGCAAAAAGCCATTGAAAACTCCGAAGGCGATATGGCGCTACATTGCGAGCCAAATAATCCGGCACGCTTTCTCTACGAAAAACTCGGTTTCACCAGTAAATATCTCGAGATGAGATTAAAAAAATAA
- a CDS encoding zinc-dependent alcohol dehydrogenase, giving the protein MKAAVFHSPGKITCDNVDDPTLKEPSDIILKVTSTAICGSDLHMYSGGIPQPRPMVMGHEFMGIVEEVGSKVSKLKVGDRVVVPFPVACGCCYFCDHDLPGACEHSNEENYGPEGGIMTEKGGGMFGYTDLYGGYDGGQAQYVRVPYGDFGPRVIPDNITDDQALFLTDIFPTGYTGVMWADLKGGETVAIFGAGPVGSMAAKSAILKNAGKVIVVDTVQYRLDQIKRLTGCETILWKDPKEVIETIRSLTHGRGADLCIDAVGFEPDRNLLDKAKAVINFEKGSMKVVEACMSAVRRGGKVSILGVYPYNYDNFKLGQIFDKGLRIQAGQSPVHAIIDELLGYVKDGKVVLDDIITHRLSLDDVAKGYDIFDKKEDGCVKVVLDPWK; this is encoded by the coding sequence ATGAAAGCAGCAGTATTTCACAGTCCCGGAAAAATAACGTGCGATAACGTAGATGATCCCACCCTTAAAGAACCTTCAGACATTATTCTAAAAGTGACCTCCACCGCGATCTGCGGCAGTGATCTCCATATGTACTCCGGAGGAATCCCGCAACCGCGACCAATGGTAATGGGCCATGAATTTATGGGAATCGTAGAGGAAGTCGGCAGTAAAGTATCAAAATTAAAAGTAGGAGACCGCGTTGTCGTTCCTTTTCCCGTGGCATGCGGATGCTGTTACTTTTGCGACCACGATCTGCCCGGCGCTTGCGAACACAGTAATGAAGAAAACTATGGTCCTGAAGGCGGAATTATGACCGAAAAGGGCGGCGGAATGTTTGGTTATACCGATTTATATGGTGGTTACGACGGCGGTCAGGCGCAGTACGTTCGAGTTCCGTACGGTGACTTTGGGCCAAGAGTTATCCCGGATAATATTACTGATGATCAGGCTTTATTTTTAACAGACATTTTTCCTACCGGATATACGGGGGTAATGTGGGCCGACCTGAAAGGTGGAGAAACCGTTGCCATTTTTGGTGCGGGTCCCGTTGGAAGTATGGCCGCTAAAAGTGCCATCTTAAAAAATGCCGGTAAGGTTATCGTCGTCGATACGGTGCAGTACCGACTGGACCAAATTAAAAGATTAACCGGCTGCGAAACCATTCTGTGGAAAGATCCGAAAGAAGTTATTGAGACTATTCGAAGCCTTACGCATGGACGGGGAGCCGATTTATGCATCGATGCTGTGGGTTTTGAACCGGACCGCAATCTTTTGGACAAAGCCAAAGCGGTGATCAATTTCGAAAAAGGATCGATGAAAGTTGTTGAAGCCTGTATGAGTGCCGTTAGAAGAGGTGGAAAAGTTTCAATTCTCGGTGTTTATCCATACAATTATGATAATTTTAAATTAGGCCAAATATTCGACAAGGGTTTAAGAATTCAGGCGGGGCAATCACCCGTGCATGCGATTATCGATGAACTTTTGGGCTACGTAAAAGATGGAAAGGTGGTTCTGGATGATATTATCACCCACCGACTTTCATTGGATGACGTTGCTAAAGGCTACGATATTTTCGACAAGAAGGAAGATGGCTGCGTAAAAGTGGTTTTGGATCCTTGGAAATAG
- a CDS encoding DUF2200 domain-containing protein: MKVTPEHNARIAKLTFASVYPHYVTKVVKKGRTEEELLQIIRWLTGFDGETVQKLINDNVSFESFFQQAQVNPKAASIKGVICRYRIEEIENLLTRQVRYLDKLVDELAQGKKMEKILREI, encoded by the coding sequence ATGAAGGTTACCCCTGAACATAATGCGCGAATAGCAAAATTAACTTTTGCGTCTGTGTATCCCCATTACGTTACTAAAGTGGTGAAAAAAGGACGAACGGAAGAAGAATTGCTTCAGATTATCCGGTGGCTGACAGGTTTTGACGGCGAAACCGTGCAAAAACTTATTAACGACAATGTCAGTTTTGAATCATTTTTTCAGCAGGCGCAAGTAAATCCCAAGGCTGCTTCTATTAAAGGGGTAATTTGTAGGTACCGTATTGAAGAAATTGAAAATCTACTCACACGCCAGGTACGATATCTCGATAAATTAGTGGATGAACTGGCTCAGGGGAAAAAAATGGAGAAGATTTTGCGGGAAATATGA
- a CDS encoding heavy metal translocating P-type ATPase, translating to MKHQHLYDAQGKQICCSEEEKIYTEAGAEEILKPEKTSPPNPEIKSSPEVPQDHHHEEGDGHDHSNVQESTFNQFLPSAIALILLLAGLGLDHLLKPDWFTGWIRIVWYGVAYLPVGLPVLKEAFSSIRQGAFFSEFFLMGIATVGAFGIGEYPEGVAVMLFYAVGEVFQTLAVSRAKANIKSLLDQRPDEVTLIKNNVPEIIKAENAQINDIIQLKPGEKLGLDGELLSEKASFNTAALTGESKPDTKLEGETVLAGMINLNTVSQVRVTTPYADSKLSKILELVQNATAQKAPTELFIRKFAKIYTPIVVYLAIAITFMPYFFVASYVLSDWLYRALIFLVISCPCALVISIPLGYFGGIGAASKNGILFKGSNFLDSIAVIQNVVMDKTGTLTEGVFKVQEVIFNKAFNQAEILEMVNALESKSTHPVATAIHEFVGEVNSGIHLEDVEEIAGHGLRAMVDGKELLVGNFKLMDQFNISYDAEVTNIVYTLIAIAYDKKFAGYLTVADRIKPDAKLTIEKLKALGVKPTMLSGDKNAVVQFVAKELGIENAYGDLLPEDKVAKLQEIKASKQSVAFVGDGVNDAPVVALSDVGVAMGGLGSDATVETADVVIQDDMPSKIPMAINIGKQTKKIVWQNITLAFMVKGVVLILGAGGLATMWEAVFADVGVALLAILNAVRIQRMKF from the coding sequence ATGAAACATCAACATCTCTATGATGCGCAGGGAAAACAAATCTGTTGCAGCGAAGAAGAAAAAATTTACACGGAAGCAGGCGCAGAAGAAATTTTGAAGCCCGAGAAAACATCTCCTCCAAATCCTGAAATCAAATCTTCTCCTGAGGTTCCTCAGGACCACCATCACGAAGAGGGCGACGGTCACGACCACAGCAATGTACAGGAAAGTACTTTTAATCAATTTCTGCCCAGTGCGATCGCTCTTATACTGCTTCTCGCCGGTTTAGGCTTGGACCATCTTTTAAAACCGGACTGGTTTACGGGCTGGATCCGGATTGTGTGGTATGGTGTTGCGTATCTTCCCGTGGGATTGCCGGTTTTAAAAGAGGCTTTTAGCAGCATCAGGCAGGGCGCGTTCTTTTCGGAGTTTTTCCTCATGGGAATTGCAACCGTCGGAGCTTTTGGTATTGGTGAATATCCGGAAGGGGTTGCAGTGATGTTATTTTACGCAGTGGGTGAAGTTTTTCAAACTCTTGCGGTTTCCCGAGCGAAAGCAAATATTAAAAGTTTGCTGGATCAAAGACCCGATGAAGTCACCCTCATTAAAAACAATGTTCCGGAAATCATTAAGGCGGAAAACGCGCAGATTAACGATATCATTCAATTAAAACCCGGCGAGAAACTGGGACTGGATGGTGAACTGCTTTCTGAAAAAGCTTCCTTCAATACCGCCGCCTTAACCGGCGAAAGTAAACCCGATACCAAGTTGGAAGGAGAAACCGTTTTGGCCGGTATGATCAACCTCAATACAGTTTCGCAGGTGAGGGTTACCACGCCCTATGCCGACAGTAAATTAAGTAAAATTCTGGAGTTAGTCCAAAACGCCACAGCCCAGAAAGCACCTACAGAACTGTTTATCCGGAAGTTTGCGAAGATTTATACGCCCATCGTAGTTTATCTGGCGATCGCAATTACGTTTATGCCCTACTTTTTTGTGGCGAGTTACGTTTTGTCCGATTGGTTGTACCGCGCCCTGATCTTTTTGGTGATTTCCTGTCCCTGTGCCTTGGTGATCAGCATTCCGCTGGGTTATTTCGGCGGCATTGGAGCAGCCAGTAAAAACGGAATATTATTTAAAGGGAGTAATTTTTTAGACAGCATTGCAGTCATTCAAAATGTGGTGATGGATAAAACAGGCACGCTGACGGAAGGCGTTTTTAAAGTGCAGGAAGTAATCTTTAATAAAGCTTTTAACCAGGCCGAAATTTTAGAAATGGTAAATGCCTTAGAAAGCAAAAGTACGCATCCGGTCGCCACGGCGATTCACGAATTTGTCGGAGAAGTTAATTCCGGAATTCATCTGGAAGATGTGGAAGAAATTGCCGGCCACGGCTTACGGGCAATGGTTGATGGTAAAGAACTGCTCGTGGGTAATTTTAAGTTGATGGATCAGTTTAATATTTCGTATGATGCCGAAGTAACCAATATCGTCTACACCCTGATTGCCATTGCATACGACAAAAAGTTTGCGGGCTATCTTACGGTTGCAGACCGCATTAAACCGGACGCAAAACTGACCATTGAAAAATTAAAAGCCCTGGGCGTAAAACCAACCATGCTCAGTGGTGATAAAAATGCTGTGGTGCAGTTTGTAGCGAAAGAGTTGGGAATAGAAAACGCTTATGGCGACTTACTGCCCGAAGATAAAGTAGCGAAACTTCAGGAGATAAAAGCCTCGAAACAAAGCGTTGCGTTTGTGGGAGATGGCGTAAATGACGCGCCGGTTGTGGCGTTAAGTGATGTAGGCGTTGCGATGGGCGGACTGGGAAGTGATGCCACCGTAGAAACTGCAGATGTGGTAATTCAGGACGACATGCCGAGTAAAATACCCATGGCCATCAATATTGGAAAACAGACCAAGAAAATCGTTTGGCAGAATATTACTTTAGCATTTATGGTAAAAGGCGTAGTTTTAATTTTGGGCGCTGGTGGTTTGGCGACAATGTGGGAAGCGGTTTTTGCAGATGTGGGCGTGGCGCTGCTGGCGATTTTAAATGCGGTGAGAATTCAGCGGATGAAATTTTAA
- the gntA gene encoding guanitoxin biosynthesis heme-dependent pre-guanitoxin N-hydroxylase GntA, with protein MNAAIKMVTSSQQIENEYKDFILNENHPCIMAKSLFKMENYHLRIYDDMFASESLSQLISDVKNYLDQYDFEGNSFESFIAVFPNNHFENELGFERALWQTLQSLHNIDDCEWDQRVSDDPENPEFSFSVGGRAFYVVGLHPESSRMARQAPYTTLVFNLHHQFEKLREIGTYQMVRDTIRANDEALQGNINPVLRDYGADTETKQYSGRQVEEGWKCPFHKK; from the coding sequence ATGAATGCAGCAATTAAAATGGTTACTTCTTCTCAGCAGATAGAGAACGAGTACAAAGATTTTATTTTGAATGAAAACCATCCGTGTATCATGGCGAAATCATTATTCAAAATGGAAAATTATCATTTAAGAATCTATGATGATATGTTCGCTTCTGAAAGTTTAAGTCAGCTCATCAGCGATGTAAAAAACTATTTGGATCAGTACGATTTTGAAGGAAATTCCTTTGAATCTTTCATTGCCGTCTTCCCCAATAACCATTTCGAGAATGAACTTGGTTTTGAAAGGGCGCTGTGGCAAACGCTTCAAAGTCTTCACAATATCGATGATTGTGAGTGGGATCAAAGAGTCAGCGATGATCCGGAAAATCCTGAGTTCAGTTTCAGTGTGGGTGGCAGGGCTTTTTATGTTGTAGGTTTGCATCCGGAAAGTTCGCGCATGGCGCGGCAAGCACCTTATACTACGCTGGTCTTCAACCTGCACCACCAGTTCGAAAAACTGCGGGAGATCGGAACCTATCAAATGGTTCGCGACACCATTAGAGCAAACGACGAAGCATTGCAGGGCAACATTAATCCCGTATTAAGAGATTACGGCGCCGATACCGAAACAAAGCAGTACAGCGGAAGACAGGTCGAGGAGGGTTGGAAATGTCCCTTCCATAAAAAATAA
- a CDS encoding glycosyltransferase, which translates to MNNYLNDSQKLPAYDMIVFCHLRWDFVYQRPQHIISRLAKNYKILFIEEPVDVYSSEKSYFKIQEITTNLHVCQPLIQNLGQLGAYLKKHLSKPKCPVGWFYSAAFVSVLDEISFDTVVYDCMDELTLFKGASHELLKQEETLLSAADVVYTGGKSLFEAKAEKHHNVFCFPSSVDLDHFSNMGSEVTQKPSDLERISLPIVGYYGVIDERIDLNLLQETAARRPDYAFVMIGPLCKIEERDLPLADNIYYLGMKSYEELPQYLHFFDIAMMPFALNESTRFISPTKTLEYMAANKPIISTKIKDVVRDYRSCVNLIDNADDFSKALEKPIENFSASYKEILENTSWDRTSEKMSVIINEVLA; encoded by the coding sequence ATGAATAATTATTTGAACGATTCCCAAAAATTACCCGCCTACGATATGATCGTTTTTTGTCATTTAAGATGGGATTTTGTGTACCAAAGACCTCAACATATCATTAGTCGACTTGCAAAAAATTATAAAATTCTTTTTATCGAAGAGCCTGTAGATGTTTACAGCAGCGAGAAATCTTATTTTAAAATTCAGGAAATCACTACAAATCTTCATGTTTGCCAACCTTTAATACAAAACCTCGGGCAGCTCGGAGCCTATTTAAAAAAGCATTTATCCAAACCCAAATGTCCCGTCGGCTGGTTTTATTCCGCGGCATTTGTTTCGGTGTTAGATGAAATCAGTTTTGATACGGTGGTTTATGACTGTATGGACGAACTGACTTTATTTAAAGGAGCTTCGCACGAATTACTGAAGCAGGAAGAAACTCTTTTATCCGCTGCAGATGTTGTTTATACGGGTGGGAAATCCCTTTTCGAAGCGAAAGCGGAAAAACACCATAACGTTTTTTGTTTTCCCAGTTCTGTGGATCTTGATCATTTTTCGAATATGGGTTCTGAAGTCACGCAAAAACCCTCTGATTTAGAGCGTATAAGTTTGCCAATCGTCGGATATTACGGCGTGATCGACGAAAGGATTGATCTGAACCTGCTTCAAGAAACCGCTGCAAGAAGACCCGATTATGCGTTTGTGATGATTGGGCCGCTTTGCAAGATTGAAGAGCGCGATCTTCCGCTTGCAGACAATATTTATTATTTGGGCATGAAATCATATGAAGAATTGCCACAATATCTGCACTTTTTTGATATCGCCATGATGCCTTTCGCGCTGAATGAATCGACGAGGTTTATAAGTCCTACCAAAACTTTGGAATACATGGCCGCTAATAAGCCCATTATTTCGACAAAAATTAAAGATGTTGTTCGAGATTACAGGTCATGCGTTAATCTGATTGATAATGCAGACGATTTCAGTAAAGCCCTTGAAAAACCGATTGAAAACTTCTCGGCTTCCTACAAAGAAATTTTAGAGAATACCTCCTGGGATCGCACGTCAGAAAAAATGTCCGTCATTATTAATGAAGTGCTGGCGTGA
- a CDS encoding universal stress protein encodes MKTEIKKIVVPINFAEKSINALKVAACMAQRHEAKLLVTHVVDTYQLIDRGGKQIIGAETVQQNIDVATLKLEALQTDLQNEYQIDVAIKITTDSILDAVNDVITKENVDLVVVGTSGTQKMKQLILGSNSYNMLLYANCSVLLIPEKFRKTSFKKILFPVRVNHELHQKADLSVLLADKNEGDISLVGVGTPNKVLHARKAFMEMKKNLMLQSAEYVSEFHLSDNNANSIAQAAQEKESDIIILADQDENSWKSFMADNFFKKIINGTDVPLLIVKSKLKRIKNNPESLDGYDVSMPIPG; translated from the coding sequence ATGAAAACAGAGATTAAAAAAATAGTTGTACCCATCAATTTTGCGGAAAAGTCAATAAATGCACTGAAAGTTGCGGCCTGCATGGCCCAACGCCATGAAGCCAAATTATTGGTGACGCATGTGGTAGATACTTATCAACTGATCGACCGTGGAGGAAAACAAATTATTGGAGCCGAAACGGTTCAGCAAAATATCGATGTTGCGACGCTGAAATTAGAAGCATTACAAACCGATTTGCAGAACGAATATCAAATTGACGTTGCTATAAAAATCACTACCGATAGTATTTTGGATGCGGTAAATGATGTTATCACGAAGGAAAATGTCGATCTTGTGGTGGTTGGAACTTCGGGAACTCAAAAGATGAAGCAGTTGATTTTAGGCTCTAATTCCTATAATATGCTTCTATATGCAAACTGTTCGGTGCTTCTGATTCCGGAAAAATTTAGGAAAACTTCTTTTAAGAAAATACTTTTTCCGGTTCGTGTAAATCATGAGTTGCACCAGAAAGCAGATCTGTCGGTTTTACTGGCCGACAAAAATGAGGGTGACATCAGTTTGGTAGGGGTCGGGACGCCGAATAAAGTTCTACATGCAAGAAAAGCCTTTATGGAAATGAAGAAAAATCTCATGTTGCAGTCCGCAGAATATGTTTCGGAATTTCATTTGTCCGACAATAATGCCAACAGTATTGCGCAGGCGGCACAGGAGAAAGAAAGCGATATCATTATTTTGGCAGATCAGGACGAAAATTCCTGGAAATCTTTCATGGCAGATAACTTTTTCAAAAAAATCATTAACGGAACCGATGTTCCGCTGCTCATCGTAAAATCCAAATTAAAAAGAATTAAAAACAACCCGGAAAGTCTTGATGGATACGATGTATCCATGCCGATTCCGGGATAA
- a CDS encoding META domain-containing protein, with product MKKHTLLLIAILSLFVVSCTTNMMAKNDKMYDNAWELEYITGPRIAFQGLFPDRKPVIKFTRNSNMVNGNSGCNGYSTKFTMNGKMISFADPEMSTMMYCGDGENVFRKTMKQVDRYRMTDGKLEFLMGDVVMMRFKPTM from the coding sequence ATGAAAAAGCATACCTTATTATTAATCGCCATTCTTTCGTTATTTGTCGTCTCCTGTACAACCAATATGATGGCCAAGAATGACAAAATGTACGACAATGCATGGGAACTCGAATACATTACAGGACCACGAATTGCGTTCCAAGGCTTATTTCCGGACCGGAAACCTGTTATAAAATTCACCAGAAATTCGAATATGGTTAACGGCAACAGCGGCTGTAATGGTTACAGTACAAAATTTACAATGAATGGAAAAATGATTTCGTTCGCCGACCCGGAAATGTCAACAATGATGTATTGCGGCGACGGAGAAAATGTTTTCCGCAAAACAATGAAGCAGGTGGATCGCTACAGAATGACTGACGGAAAATTAGAATTTTTAATGGGAGACGTCGTAATGATGAGATTTAAGCCCACAATGTAA
- a CDS encoding AraC family transcriptional regulator, which translates to MVVVQVNSIPLKDVIIGLAKSFNVAYHHDCDEYYLYLPKNLGEGEIRGINFENGLALLIYNVMFKEDTRLEFTLNEIHPVKFINSLNGPLTHEFANEGIRHSIDEFRCAIVASERKNGHIIEFLKNTKHEVVSVEIDRKTFKKKSGCELANYNSKLRDVLTDVKGEKQFLHIENCGVFFKDVLQEAGNFEKFLLARKLNLLCITMQMFINQLVQFSDDALDYDKRTILRIPELKRIEELGDFIKENIADDHSVKSLSRKAGLNPGKLQNGFQYLFSASINEFITNVRLERANVLLKDKEYNVRAVVAAVGLESSSYFSKIFKKRYGITPKKFKKIFS; encoded by the coding sequence ATGGTAGTTGTTCAGGTGAATTCTATTCCACTGAAAGATGTGATTATAGGTCTGGCAAAATCCTTTAATGTAGCGTATCATCACGATTGTGATGAATATTATCTTTATCTGCCCAAAAATCTTGGAGAAGGCGAAATTCGCGGGATCAATTTTGAGAACGGTTTGGCTTTGCTCATCTACAATGTTATGTTTAAAGAAGATACGCGACTGGAATTTACTTTGAATGAGATTCATCCCGTAAAATTCATCAATTCCTTAAATGGTCCTTTAACGCACGAGTTTGCAAACGAAGGCATCAGGCATTCGATTGACGAGTTCCGGTGTGCCATTGTCGCCAGCGAACGGAAAAATGGTCACATCATCGAATTTTTAAAAAATACGAAACACGAGGTAGTAAGTGTTGAAATCGACCGAAAAACTTTCAAGAAAAAATCGGGCTGCGAATTAGCAAACTACAACTCTAAACTGCGCGACGTTCTTACTGATGTGAAAGGGGAAAAGCAGTTTTTGCATATCGAAAATTGTGGCGTTTTCTTTAAAGATGTTCTGCAGGAGGCCGGGAATTTCGAGAAATTTCTCCTGGCCCGAAAGCTCAATCTGCTTTGTATTACCATGCAGATGTTTATCAATCAGCTTGTCCAGTTCAGCGATGACGCTTTGGATTATGACAAGCGAACCATTCTCCGCATTCCGGAACTGAAAAGAATTGAAGAACTGGGGGACTTTATTAAAGAAAATATTGCCGACGATCATTCCGTAAAAAGCCTTTCTAGAAAAGCAGGGTTGAACCCCGGCAAACTGCAGAATGGGTTTCAGTATTTATTTTCCGCATCCATCAACGAGTTTATTACCAATGTTCGGCTGGAACGTGCAAATGTTTTGCTGAAGGATAAAGAATATAATGTGCGGGCCGTTGTGGCTGCAGTCGGGTTGGAAAGCAGCAGTTATTTCTCTAAAATCTTCAAAAAACGGTATGGGATCACCCCTAAAAAATTTAAGAAAATCTTTTCCTAA
- a CDS encoding DUF1989 domain-containing protein, whose amino-acid sequence MTEIYTISEQTGKAFHIKKGEILTVIDPKGMQVSDMVLFNSTDHAEKLSSGKSLDFEESILLTTGNFLWSNRSRKMMEIIEDTNGRNDFLLAPCSKETFEIMYGYSGDHPSCLGNLSKNLAEFGIKQDDIPTAFNVFMNVQFDDKGKISVLPPTSKAGDYVKFRAEMDLLVCLTACSAEDSNGGSFKPIQFSVGMD is encoded by the coding sequence ATGACAGAAATTTACACCATCAGCGAGCAGACCGGGAAGGCTTTTCATATTAAAAAGGGAGAAATTTTAACGGTGATCGATCCAAAAGGCATGCAGGTGAGCGACATGGTGCTGTTTAACAGTACGGATCATGCTGAAAAACTTTCCTCGGGAAAATCCCTGGATTTTGAAGAATCCATTCTCCTGACTACCGGAAACTTCCTTTGGAGCAACCGGTCCCGAAAAATGATGGAGATTATTGAGGACACGAATGGGCGTAACGATTTTCTGCTGGCACCCTGCAGCAAGGAAACTTTTGAAATTATGTACGGCTATTCCGGTGATCACCCGAGCTGTCTCGGCAATTTATCCAAAAATCTGGCGGAGTTCGGTATCAAACAGGACGATATTCCAACGGCATTTAATGTTTTTATGAATGTTCAGTTCGATGATAAAGGTAAGATTTCAGTATTGCCGCCCACTTCAAAAGCTGGAGATTACGTGAAATTCCGCGCTGAAATGGATCTGCTGGTTTGTTTGACCGCCTGTTCTGCAGAAGACAGTAATGGCGGCAGCTTCAAACCGATCCAGTTTTCTGTTGGCATGGACTGA